DNA from Pseudocitrobacter corydidari:
CCGCTTTGTTATGCGTACCCGATTGGCCTGGACTGTAGATGTGGTTATCACTCTGATCCTGGTTAATCACCATTTGGTTATCGGAACCACTTTGGGTGAAGGTATTACCGGAAGAGCCGCCTTTCGAATCGAGTAGCCCGGTACCGATGGTGTTGTTTTTACCCCCGCTTTGGCGAATATACAACAGGCTGTCTTTTGCGGTTTGCAGGGTGCTCAGAGAGTTATTCCCCCCTTCCTGATAAATCAGCGTTGAAGAGCCTTTCGCCCCATCCTGCTCGACGTTGGCCAGATTATTGCCGCTGCCATAACCCGAGCCGCCTTTATCATCCCAACCGCCATGACCGCCGTGGCCACCATGACCACTGCCGCTTGAGCCGCCCTGGTAGATGGCGACGTGTTCACTGTTGTTACCCGCATTCGGCCCAAAGCTGGGTACTTCGCTGCCGTGAGCAGCGACTGCATCGTTCGCAAGCCCAGCGGTTGTGGTGAGTTCGGAATTACCACCGTCGGTTACCGCAGGTCCGGTATATTGCGCGAAGGCACTTCCAGAAATAACTAATGATGCGATTGCTGTCAATTTCCAGAGATTCATAGTAGTACCTATTATGTAGTTAACGTAACGGGTTAAATAAACTACCGCGTATAGCCATGGGTGACTTTTACGGTGATAGTTTTACCTACTCCAGTTTGACTTACCTTAATACCTGCCAGGTTATTTCCAACCTGAACAATTTTCGCATAATTTGAATAACCGTCCTGAGAAATAGCCGCTGCGTTCCCAGAACCTTTTTGTATTATTTCAGCATCATTACCCCAACCCGCCTGACTAATAATAGCAAGATCATTATTGCCATAAAGTTGTGTAATATCAGCCGTATGCCCTCCACCTTGTTGTTGAATAATTGCGTTAGTATTTCTACCTGTATGATATTGATCGATATCAGCCCGGAGCCCATCACCATTCTGTTTGATCCATGCGTTGGTCGCATTGCGAGGTAAGTTCAATTTATCTGGTAACGCGTAATCTTCAGCAGACAGGGAGGACAAATCAGGATGTTCATTTGAAATAGAATGTGCATAAACACCCATAGGAGTGAATGTCAGTAATGCTGCGAGGACATAGCCTCTCATAGAATACCTCCGGTCGATGTAATTAAACTATTGATTACCCCCTTGTAAAAAAACGAATATATTACTGCATCCCGGCACGTTGCCAGGCATATACAAAATTTCACATATGGTAATAAGATTATTCCCCTGCGGATATTTCGTACTCATACAAAAACAGGATTTGTCCGTTACCGTCAGAAAAAAGTACTATTTTTCTGACAAGGTATTATGCCGCAAATAAAGAATCAGATTGATTTCCCTCACTAATATTATTTTGTGCTTTGTTTATTCAGAGCGTTTACATTAGATACCGTGGAAATCTTTGTATGGGGAACTATGATAAAAGCGTCGTGATACCACGCGTTCTCAAAAAACAATATCGCAGTATTTGATTGAGGGCACACCATGTTAAAACGTCATAAAGTGCTGTTGGGTCTGGCAGGCATTATGCTGGCGAACGTCTGTATCGCGGGGCAGCTTGTCTATACCCCGGTTAACCCAAATTTTGGTGGTAACCCATTAAATGGCTCCACGCTGCTTTCTGAAGCACAGGCGCAAAACGGCTACTCCGCGCCGAACTCCGATGATTCGTATGATCAAACCTCTGCACTCAGCGCCTTCACGTCATCAATCCAGTCTCAGTTACTGGGGAGTTTGATGGGTAACGTCAGTCAGGGGAAACCCGGTAAGCTGGTGACGGAAGATTTTATCGTCAACGTGACGAACACGGATGGTCAGCTGGTGATGAATATTACCGACAGGAAAACCAATCAAACCTCGCAAATTGAAATCAGCGGCATGAGCAACTAAAAACGAAACCGGCGACCACAAGGTCGCCGGTTTTTATTATTCTGCTGCGCGTTGTGTTGAGGCAGAAGTTCGCCGATTCGCCAGCCATAGCCCACTGTTTTTCATCGCGAAACCAAAAACCAGCCCAACGGCCAGTGAAGGGACGACCAGGCGCCAGTCGCCCTGCCCGGCAAACGTTGCGCAGGCTCCGATAAAGGTACCGGGAACAAACGACAACAGCAGCTGTTTTGCCTGAATACACATCAGAAACGCC
Protein-coding regions in this window:
- a CDS encoding curli assembly protein CsgF, with product MLKRHKVLLGLAGIMLANVCIAGQLVYTPVNPNFGGNPLNGSTLLSEAQAQNGYSAPNSDDSYDQTSALSAFTSSIQSQLLGSLMGNVSQGKPGKLVTEDFIVNVTNTDGQLVMNITDRKTNQTSQIEISGMSN